From the Trueperaceae bacterium genome, the window CGCCAGGAAGGCGTCGAGGGTCCCGGCGTAGCCGATGGGGTCGATGCCGCTGTCCTGCGCGAACAGGCTGCAGAGCTGGACCGTCGGGGGCGCCGCCCGCATCTGACCCCTAGCCGGCGCCTTGACAGGTCTGCGGCGTGCTCGACGGCTCGCCGGCCAGCAGCCCGCTGCCGGCCAGGTCGTCGAGGATCATGTCGAACGCGATGAGCCCCCGGCCCTTGCTCCACAGGTCGCGGTTGAAGACGTAGACCCGGCCGCTGCTCACGGCATCGAGCGCGTTCCACACGGGGTTGTCGGCCCACTCGTCGAGCGGGGTGCTGTCCGCCGGGTTGCACAGCAGCACGAGCGCCTGCGGCTGGGCGGCGGCGACGCCTTCGAGGCTGAGGCTGAACTGCGTCTCGCCCTCCCGCGGCTCGACCGCGGCCGGCACCCCCAGGCTCGCGAGGAACGAGCCCATGAAGCTCCGGCTGGAGTGCGCGGTGAAGAGGCCGGGGGACAGGACGCCTATGAGGGTCGTGGGGGCGTCGGGCACGACGGCTGCCTGGACCTCGGCGAACGCGGCCCTGTGCTCCTCGAGGGCCCGCGTGGCCTCCTCGGTCAGGCCGAGCGCCTCGCCGAGCCTCTCGAAGGCCTCGAGCTGGTCCTCGTAGGAGCCGCGCAGCGAGTTGAACACCAGCGTGGGCGCGATCGCCGACAGCTGGTCGTAGATCGCCTCGTGCCGGCGCAGGTCGGCGACGATCAGGTCGGGCTGCAGGGCGACGATGGCCTCGAGGTTGGGCTCGGCCCGCGTGCCCACCCCCGGCACGTCGCCGACGTAGGGCTCAAGGTAGGCCGGGATGTTGGCCTCCCTGGCGATGCCGACCGGCGTCACGCCGAGCCGCGCCAGGTGGTCGGCGTAGGAGTACTCGAGCGTGACGATGCGCTCCGGGTTCTCGGGCACGCAGGTCGTGCCCAGCTCATGCTCGATCAGGCGCCCGTCGCAGCCGGGCTGGGCCGCGGCGACCGACAAGAGCGGTAGGGGAGCGAGGGCCAGGAGGAGCAGCAGAGCGCGGCGTGAGTAGGCGGCGAGGTTCATCGAGGTCTCCTCTGAGCGTGGTCCGGGCGCAAGGTCTGGGGCGTCGGGGCCTAGGGCGGGATCAATCCCTAGTAACTCACTAGGGATTCGCAGGG encodes:
- a CDS encoding ABC transporter substrate-binding protein; the protein is MNLAAYSRRALLLLLALAPLPLLSVAAAQPGCDGRLIEHELGTTCVPENPERIVTLEYSYADHLARLGVTPVGIAREANIPAYLEPYVGDVPGVGTRAEPNLEAIVALQPDLIVADLRRHEAIYDQLSAIAPTLVFNSLRGSYEDQLEAFERLGEALGLTEEATRALEEHRAAFAEVQAAVVPDAPTTLIGVLSPGLFTAHSSRSFMGSFLASLGVPAAVEPREGETQFSLSLEGVAAAQPQALVLLCNPADSTPLDEWADNPVWNALDAVSSGRVYVFNRDLWSKGRGLIAFDMILDDLAGSGLLAGEPSSTPQTCQGAG